The Mugil cephalus isolate CIBA_MC_2020 chromosome 11, CIBA_Mcephalus_1.1, whole genome shotgun sequence genome includes a window with the following:
- the LOC125015780 gene encoding DLA class II histocompatibility antigen, DR-1 beta chain-like isoform X2, translated as MSCGHSFFTVFVLLQVFSTTGVEPYIDLRSVKATGGKYPGMLICSAYNFYPKQIRVTWLRNGKKDTSDVSSTDELPNGNWLYQIHSYLEYTPTPGERISCMVEHASLMEPKVTNWDPLPDSVVNKISVGAAGLLLGLVFSVGGLIYYKKKSAGRTPVPTTDVLYPDNTL; from the exons ATGTCGTGTGGTCAcagctttttcactgtgtttgtgctgcttcaaGTGTTTTCAACAACAGGAG TCGAGCCCTACATAGACCTGAGGTCAGTTAAAGCGACAGGTGGCAAGTATCCAGGCATGCTCATCTGCAGTGCATACAATTTCTATCCTAAACAAATCAGAGTGACGTGgttgagaaatggaaaaaaggaTACCTCTGATGTGTCGTCCACGGATGAGTTGCCCAATGGGAACTGGCTCTACCAGATCCACTCCTATCTGGAGTATACACCTACACCTGGAGAAAGGATATCCTGTATGGTGGAGCACGCCAGCCTCATGGAGCCCAAGGTTACTAACTGGG ACCCATTGCCTGATTCAGTGGTGAATAAGATCTCTGTTGGGGCGGCAGGCCTGCTGCTGGGTCTGGTGTTTTCAGTTGGTGGACTGATTTACTACAAAAAGAAATCTGCCG ggcGGACGCCGGTGCCAACGACTGAT GTTTTATATCCAGACAACACACTTTAA
- the LOC125015780 gene encoding H-2 class II histocompatibility antigen, E-S beta chain-like isoform X1: MSCGHSFFTVFVLLQVFSTTGGALYGHGLIRCQFSSYDGHDALYLEQYLFNKVLVAQYNSTLGKMIGFTKKAKDLADGLNKSPLFVRTQKWKTELCKSNAPLAYNNLLSPVEPYIDLRSVKATGGKYPGMLICSAYNFYPKQIRVTWLRNGKKDTSDVSSTDELPNGNWLYQIHSYLEYTPTPGERISCMVEHASLMEPKVTNWDPLPDSVVNKISVGAAGLLLGLVFSVGGLIYYKKKSAGRTPVPTTDVLYPDNTL; the protein is encoded by the exons ATGTCGTGTGGTCAcagctttttcactgtgtttgtgctgcttcaaGTGTTTTCAACAACAGGAG GTGCTCTCTATGGTCACGGGTTGATTCGTTGCCAGTTTAGTTCCTACGATGGTCACGATGCTTTGTATCTGGAACAGTACCTCTTCAACAAGGTGCTGGTAGCCCAATACAACAGCACCTTGGGGAAAATGATTGGCTtcacaaagaaagcaaaagacTTGGCAGATGGGCTCAACAAGAGTCCACTTTTTGTGAGGACACAGAAGTGGAAAACAGAACTCTGCAAAAGTAACGCTCCACTAGCATATAATAACCTCCTGAGCCCAG TCGAGCCCTACATAGACCTGAGGTCAGTTAAAGCGACAGGTGGCAAGTATCCAGGCATGCTCATCTGCAGTGCATACAATTTCTATCCTAAACAAATCAGAGTGACGTGgttgagaaatggaaaaaaggaTACCTCTGATGTGTCGTCCACGGATGAGTTGCCCAATGGGAACTGGCTCTACCAGATCCACTCCTATCTGGAGTATACACCTACACCTGGAGAAAGGATATCCTGTATGGTGGAGCACGCCAGCCTCATGGAGCCCAAGGTTACTAACTGGG ACCCATTGCCTGATTCAGTGGTGAATAAGATCTCTGTTGGGGCGGCAGGCCTGCTGCTGGGTCTGGTGTTTTCAGTTGGTGGACTGATTTACTACAAAAAGAAATCTGCCG ggcGGACGCCGGTGCCAACGACTGAT GTTTTATATCCAGACAACACACTTTAA
- the LOC125015787 gene encoding RLA class II histocompatibility antigen, DP alpha-1 chain-like → MKCSSVAVILILNTFCAFSQVPHDITYVMGCFVNGSAEILFEFDGEEMLYADFPKKEIVYTVPRFIDPDPGQVLVGLSLLKDALDNKEFCLEFTELYAVEEKHPQEEKDPPEAILFPSEDVELGVENTLICLVNYFYPPSIKVSWTKNDQPISVGTSLSRYYPNDDQTFRQFSTLTFTPSEGDVYSCTVEHSALETPRTRIWDVEIIRSDHQNLGPYIFCGVGLSLGLLGFATGIFFIVKGHHQ, encoded by the exons ATGAAGTGCTCATCTGTTGCTGTAATCCTGATCCTCAACACCTTCTGTGCCTTCTCACAAG TTCCCCATGACATTACATATGTTATGGGCTGCTTTGTGAATGGCTCGGCTGAAATATTGTTCGAGTTTGATGGGGAAGAGATGTTATATGCCGATTTTCCGAAAAAGGAAATTGTGTACACTGTGCCACGTTTTATTGACCCGGACCCAGGTCAAGTTTTGGTGGGTTTGAGCCTCCTAAAAGATGCTTTGGACAACAAGGAATTCTGTCTGGAATTTACAGAACTTTATGctgtggaagaaaaacatccacaagaagaaaaag ACCCTCCTGAGGCTATCCTCTTCCCCTCTGAAGATGTTGAGCTGGGAGTTGAAAACACACTCATCTGCTTAGTAAATTATTTCTACCCACCTTCAATCAAAGTCAGCTGGACCAAAAATGACCAGCCAATTTCAGTGGGGACATCACTCAGTCGATATTACCCCAATGACGATCAAACCTTCCGCCAGTTCTCAACTCTGACGTTCACGCCGAGCGAGGGCGACGTTTACAGCTGTACTGTGGAGCACTCAGCGCTGGAGACGCCCAGAACAAGAATCTGGG ATGTAGAAATCATCAGAAGCGATCATCAAAATCTAGGACCATATATTTTCTGTGGAGTGGGCCTGAGTCTGGGCCTGTTGGGATTTGCAACAGGAATATTTTTCATTGTCAAAGGACACCATCAATAA
- the LOC125016034 gene encoding uncharacterized protein LOC125016034 produces MSRGQSFSTVFVLLQVFSTTGGALYGHGLIHCQFSSYDGHDAVYLEQYFFNKMLLLQYNSTLGKMIGFTKKAKDLADGLNKSPPFVKHEKWKTELCKRNAPLAYNDLLSPVEPYIDLRSVKATGGKHPGMLICSAYNFYPKPIRVTWLRNGKEDTSDVSSTDELPNGNWLYQIHSYLEYTPTPGERISCMVEHASLMEPKVTNWDPLPDSVVNKISVGAAGLLLGLVFSVGGLIYYKKKSAGRMSVPTTEVLYPDDTGKTDPPESILYPADEVEAGVENSLICFVNNFFPPVIKVSWTKNSLPVSEGVSLSRFYPNEDQTFYQFSTLTFTPREGDIYSYCLFAHIMKSCQFNSSAGHGSIYLEQYYCNKILLGQYDSRLGKFTGNTQEAQKIADTYNKDPEIMVKQRWMTEHCGTHIPRLCKFLMTLIEPRVKLRLVEKPGGKHPGVLVCSVYDFYPKRIRVTWLRNGKEMPFVVTFSEKMSNGNWLYQMHSHLEFTPRTGEKVTCMVEHASFMEPKLYDWDPLAASEKIKVAGGTAGLLVGLAFLFTGLIVYKKRGTAGLNPQHGNREAVRTHEDSD; encoded by the exons ATGTCTCGTGGTCAGAGCTTTTCCACTGTATTTGTGCTGCTTCAAGTGTTTTCAACAACAGGAG GTGCTCTCTATGGTCACGGGTTGATTCATTGCCAGTTTAGTTCCTACGATGGTCACGATGCTGTTTACTTGGAGCAGTACTTCttcaacaagatgttgttaCTCCAATACAATAGCACCTTGGGGAAAATGATTGGCTtcacaaagaaagcaaaagacTTGGCAGATGGGCTCAACAAGAGTCCACCTTTTGTGAAGCACGAGAAGTGGAAAACAGAACTCTGCAAAAGAAACGCTCCACTGGCATATAATGACCTCCTGAGCCCAG TCGAGCCCTACATAGACCTGAGGTCAGTTAAAGCGACAGGTGGCAAGCATCCAGGCATGCTCATCTGCAGTGCATACAATTTCTATCCTAAACCAATCAGAGTGACGTGGTTGAGAAATGGAAAAGAGGATACCTCTGATGTGTCGTCCACGGATGAGCTGCCCAATGGGAACTGGCTCTACCAGATCCACTCCTATCTGGAGTATACACCTACACCTGGAGAAAGGATATCCTGTATGGTGGAGCACGCCAGCCTCATGGAGCCCAAGGTTACTAACTGGG ACCCATTGCCTGATTCAGTGGTGAATAAGATCTCTGTTGGGGCGGCAGGCCTGCTGCTGGGTCTGGTGTTTTCAGTTGGTGGACTGATTTACTACAAAAAGAAATCTGCCG GGCGGATGTCGGTGCCAACAACTGAG GTTTTATATCCAGACGACAC GGGCAAAACAG ACCCACCTGAGAGCATCCTCTACCCTGCAGATGAAGTTGAGGCAGGAGTTGAAAACAGCCTCATATGCTTTGTCAACAATTTCTTCCCACCTGTCATTAAAGTCAGCTGGACCAAGAACAGTCTTCCTGTCTCCGAGGGGGTGTCGCTCAGTCGATTTTATCCCAACGAAGATCAAACCTTCTACCAGTTCTCTACTCTGACGTTCACACCGAGGGAGGGAGATATTTACAGCT attgTCTCTTTGCACATATCATGAAAAGCTGTCAGTTTAATTCCAGTGCAGGTCACGGCAGTATTTACCTGGAGCAGTACTACTGCAATAAGATCCTCTTAGGACAATACGACAGCAGATTAGGAAAATTCACTGGCAACACACAGGAAGCTCAGAAGATTGCAGACACCTACAACAAAGATCCTGAAATTATGGTAAAACAGAGATGGATGACAGAGCACTGTGGGACCCACATCCCACGCCTTTGTAAATTCTTAATGACGCTGA TTGAGCCCCGCGTCAAGTTGCGGTTGGTTGAGAAACCTGGTGGCAAACACCCAGGCGTGCTCGTCTGCAGTGTGTACGATTTTTACCCGAAACGTATCAGAGTGACGTGGCTGAGAAACGGGAAAGAGATGCCTTTTGTTGTAACGTTCTCAGAGAAAATGTCCAATGGAAACTGGCTGTACCAGATGCACTCTCACCTGGAATTTACACCCAGAACTGGAGAAAAAGTAACGTGTATGGTGGAACACGCCAGCTTCATGGAGCCCAAGCTTTATGACTGGG ATCCGCTGGCTGCGTCAGAGAAAATTAAGGTGGCGGGTGGGACAGCAGGGCTGCTGGTGGGTCTGGCCTTTTTATTCACTGGGTTGATCGTCTACAAGAAGAGAGGAACTGCTG GTTTAAATCCACAGCATGGAAACAGAGAAGCTGTGAGGACACATGAGGACTCTGATTAA
- the LOC125015785 gene encoding H-2 class II histocompatibility antigen, A-U alpha chain-like: MSNSLHIKTCGSNMKLFIAVLMINHFCAFSQFNHEVKYLIGCFLNGTTEVQFEFDSEEILYVDFENSSVVYTVPRIISEDPSHMFENMHVFKNALKAKRFCPAVLGFYVVAEKNPPEVEDPPESILYPADEVEAGVENSLICFVNNFFPPVIKVSWTKNSLPVSEGVSLSRFYPNEDQTFYQFSTLTFTPREGDIYSCTVEHTALEKPLTRIWEPELSHRGHGLDVYCGVGLIVGFLGVAAGTFFLVKGLQRN, translated from the exons ATG AGCAACAGTCTCCACATAAAGACCTGCGGCTCAAATATGAAGCTCTTCATCGCAGTCCTGATGATCAACCACTTCTGTGCTTTCTCACAAT ttAACCATGAAGTTAAATATCTCATAGGATGCTTTCTAAATGGCACAACTGAGGTACAGTTCGAATTTGACTCTGAAGAGATCTTGTACGTGGATTTTGAAAACAGTTCAGTTGTATACACTGTGCCAAGGATTATTTCAGAAGACCCGAGTCATATGTTTGAAAATATGCACGTGTTCAAAAATGCTCTAAAAGCCAAGAGGTTCTGTCCAGCAGTTCTGGGATTCTACGTAGTAGCGGAGAAAAATCCACCAGAAGTTGAAG ACCCACCTGAGAGCATCCTCTACCCTGCAGATGAAGTTGAGGCAGGAGTTGAAAACAGCCTCATATGCTTTGTCAACAATTTCTTCCCACCTGTCATTAAAGTCAGCTGGACCAAGAACAGTCTTCCTGTCTCCGAGGGGGTGTCGCTCAGTCGATTTTATCCCAACGAAGATCAAACCTTCTACCAGTTCTCTACTCTGACGTTCACACCGAGGGAGGGAGATATTTACAGCTGTACCGTCGAACACACAGCACTGGAGAAGCCTCTAACAAGAATCTGGG AACCTGAGCTCAGTCATCGCGGTCATGGACTGGATGTTTACTGTGGAGTGGGTTTGATTGTAGGTTTTCTGGGCGTCGCAGCTGGAACATTTTTCCTTGTCAAGGGGCTCCAGAGAAATTGA